In Microbacterium maritypicum, the following are encoded in one genomic region:
- the pknB gene encoding Stk1 family PASTA domain-containing Ser/Thr kinase translates to MSTEPRVIAGRYRVDELIGHGGMAKVYRGFDLTLGREVAIKILDPDLARDTAFRTRFRLEAQAASRMSHPSIVRVFDAGDPSSNDPSSDEPPYIVMELVKGTLLKKIIADGPVPVEDAVRYVDGILEALDYSHRAGVVHRDIKPGNVMVTDKGQVKVMDFGIARAVSDSSSTVAETTQIIGTAAYFSPEQAKGEPVDARADLYSTGVVLYELLTGRQPFRGESPVAVAYQHVSETPIPPTEVNEDAPGALDPIVLRALAKDPYQRYPDAAHFRAALDAAVTGSAPTRKQLGALTSELYGPSPRQAQETARSLRQLSSDTTMTRTQSGPPVAWIWAGVALLAVLLASVLFWVVTISMRPPEVPSTSRIIPNLVNVSSERAQDDLAKLDLTAKIVIESSSEITEGNVIRTDPEAGVSVEEGSTVTVHVSSGVETVVVPKIEGMGLEDATKALKAAGLELGTVIQRNDKGLAAGTVISASEAAETEVAPDTVVNLVVASGKVTLTDLVGWTVEAATTNLTDLGLTPEPVEEADCAPTEPPTVHSMSVAPGDVPIGSPVELRYCAAP, encoded by the coding sequence GTGTCCACAGAGCCACGAGTCATCGCGGGTCGATACCGCGTCGACGAGCTCATCGGGCATGGCGGAATGGCCAAGGTCTATCGCGGATTCGACCTGACGCTCGGCCGTGAGGTCGCGATCAAGATCCTCGATCCCGACCTCGCTCGCGACACCGCCTTCCGCACCCGGTTCCGGCTGGAGGCGCAGGCGGCGTCCCGCATGTCGCACCCCTCGATCGTCCGCGTGTTCGACGCCGGCGACCCGTCGTCGAACGACCCGTCGTCCGACGAGCCGCCGTACATCGTGATGGAGCTCGTCAAGGGCACGCTGCTGAAGAAGATCATCGCCGACGGCCCGGTGCCTGTCGAAGACGCGGTGCGCTACGTCGACGGCATCCTCGAGGCGCTCGACTACTCGCACCGCGCGGGTGTCGTCCACCGCGACATCAAGCCCGGCAACGTCATGGTGACCGACAAGGGCCAGGTCAAGGTGATGGACTTCGGCATCGCCCGAGCCGTCTCCGACTCCTCGTCGACCGTGGCGGAGACCACCCAGATCATCGGCACGGCCGCCTACTTCTCACCGGAGCAGGCCAAGGGCGAGCCCGTGGATGCCCGCGCCGACCTGTACTCGACCGGTGTCGTGCTGTACGAGCTGCTCACCGGCCGCCAGCCGTTCCGTGGCGAGTCGCCGGTGGCCGTCGCCTACCAGCACGTCAGCGAAACCCCGATCCCGCCGACCGAGGTGAACGAGGACGCGCCGGGCGCGCTCGACCCGATCGTCCTGCGGGCCCTCGCGAAAGACCCCTATCAGCGGTACCCGGATGCCGCGCACTTCCGCGCCGCCCTCGATGCCGCCGTCACCGGGAGCGCGCCGACCCGCAAGCAGCTCGGTGCGCTGACGAGCGAGCTGTACGGTCCGAGCCCGCGTCAGGCGCAGGAGACGGCACGTTCGCTGCGCCAGCTCAGCTCCGACACCACCATGACCCGCACCCAGTCCGGCCCTCCGGTCGCCTGGATCTGGGCCGGTGTCGCGCTGCTCGCGGTGCTGTTGGCGTCCGTGCTGTTCTGGGTGGTCACGATCAGCATGCGTCCGCCCGAGGTGCCGAGCACCTCGCGCATCATCCCCAATCTCGTGAACGTGTCATCCGAGCGCGCGCAGGACGACCTCGCCAAGCTCGATCTGACCGCGAAGATCGTGATCGAGTCGAGTTCCGAGATCACCGAGGGCAACGTCATCCGCACCGACCCCGAGGCAGGGGTCTCGGTGGAGGAGGGCTCGACGGTCACCGTTCACGTCTCCTCGGGCGTGGAGACCGTGGTGGTGCCGAAGATCGAAGGCATGGGCCTCGAGGATGCCACCAAGGCACTGAAGGCCGCCGGCCTCGAACTCGGGACCGTCATCCAGCGCAACGACAAGGGTCTGGCCGCCGGCACCGTGATCTCCGCCAGCGAAGCGGCAGAGACCGAGGTCGCCCCCGACACCGTCGTCAATCTCGTCGTCGCCAGCGGCAAGGTGACGCTGACCGACCTCGTCGGGTGGACCGTCGAGGCCGCGACGACGAACCTCACCGACCTCGGTCTGACCCCGGAGCCGGTGGAAGAGGCGGATTGCGCTCCCACGGAACCCCCGACCGTGCACTCGATGTCGGTCGCACCGGGTGACGTGCCGATCGGATCACCGGTCGAGCTTCGCTACTGCGCCGCGCCCTGA